In a single window of the Chionomys nivalis chromosome 11, mChiNiv1.1, whole genome shotgun sequence genome:
- the Klhl9 gene encoding kelch-like protein 9, with protein MKVSVGSGEMGVSAHLQPCKAGTTRFFTSNTHSSVVLQGFDQLRIEGLLCDVTLVPGDGDEIFPVHRAMMASASDYFKAMFTGGMKEQDLMCIKLHGVNKIGLKKIIDFIYTAKLSLNMDNLQDTLEAASFLQILPVLDFCKVFLISGVSLENCVEVGRIANTYNLIEVDKYVNNFILKNFPALLSTGEFLKLPFERLAFVLSSNSLKHCSELELFKAACRWLRLEDPRMDYAAKLMKNIRFPLMTPQDLINYVQTVDFMRTDNTCVNLLLEASNYQMMPYMQPVMQSDRTAIRSDSTHLVTLGGVLRQQLVVSKELRMYDERAQEWKSLAPMDAPRYQHGIAVIGNFLYVVGGQSNYDTKGKTAVDTVFRFDPRYNKWMQVASLNEKRTFFHLSALKGHLYAVGGRSAAGELATVECYNPRMNEWSYVAKMSEPHYGHAGTVYGGLMYISGGITHDTFQNELMCFDPDTDKWTQKAPMTTVRGLHCMCTVGDKLYVIGGNHFRGTSDYDDVLSCEYYSPTLDQWTPIAAMLRGQSDVGVAVFENKIYVVGGYSWNNRCMVEIVQKYDPEKDEWHKVFDLPESLGGIRACTLTVFPPEESPGSPSRESPLSAPSDRS; from the coding sequence ATGAAGGTGTCTGTCGGGAGCGGCGAGATGGGCGTCTCTGCCCACCTGCAGCCCTGCAAGGCGGGAACGACGCGGTTCTTCACCAGCAACACGCACAGCTCTGTGGTGTTGCAAGGCTTTGATCAGCTCAGGATAGAGGGGCTGCTTTGTGACGTGACTCTGGTGCCAGGCGATGGAGACGAAATCTTCCCGGTCCACCGAGCCATGATGGCGTCTGCCAGTGATTATTTCAAGGCCATGTTCACAGGGGGAATGAAAGAGCAAGATTTAATGTGCATTAAGCTTCACGGGGTGAACAAGATTGGCCTGAAGAAAATCATTGATTTTATTTACACTGCAAAACTGTCTCTTAATATGGACAATCTTCAGGACACCCTCGAAGCGGCCAGCTTTCTACAAATCTTACCCGTTTTGGACTTCTGTAAAGTATTTCTTATATCAGGAGTCTCTTTAGAAAACTGCGTTGAGGTTGGACGGATTGCCAACACCTACAATCTTATAGAAGTGGataaatatgtaaacaatttcATCCTGAAGAACTTCCCTGCGTTGTTGAGCACTGGGGAGTTTCTCAAACTCCCCTTTGAGCGGCTCGCCTTTGTGCTTTCCAGCAATAGTCTCAAGCACTGTTCCGAGCTTGAACTGTTCAAGGCAGCCTGCCGCTGGTTGAGGCTGGAAGACCCTCGGATGGACTATGCCGCAAAATTAATGAAGAATATTCGGTTTCCACTGATGACACCACAGGACCTCATCAACTATGTGCAGACCGTAGATTTCATGAGAACAGACAATACGTGTGTGAACTTACTTCTGGAAGCAAGCAATTACCAAATGATGCCGTACATGCAGCCAGTGATGCAGTCAGACAGAACTGCCATTCGGTCTGACTCTACGCACTTGGTTACACTAGGGGGAGTTTTGAGGCAGCAGCTGGTTGTCAGTAAAGAGTTGCGGATGTACGATGAAAGGGCACAGGAGTGGAAATCGTTAGCCCCCATGGATGCTCCTCGCTACCAGCATGGCATTGCTGTTATTGGAAATTTCCTTTATGTAGTTGGTGGGCAGAGTAATTATGATACAAAAGGGAAAACCGCTGTTGATACAGTTTTCAGATTTGACCCTCGCTATAATAAGTGGATGCAGGTGGCATCATTAAATGAAAAGCGCACGTTCTTTCACCTGAGTGCCCTCAAAGGACATTTATATGCGGTTGGCGGGCGCAGTGCAGCTGGTGAACTGGCCACAGTAGAATGTTACAACccaagaatgaatgaatggagcTATGTTGCGAAGATGAGTGAACCCCACTATGGCCATGCTGGAACAGTGTATGGGGGGTTAATGTATATTTCAGGAGGAATTACCCATGACACTTTTCAAAATGAGCTCATGTGCTTTGACCCTGATACAGACAAGTGGACACAGAAGGCTCCCATGACAACCGTCCGAGGACTGCATTGCATGTGTACCGTTGGAGACAAGCTGTATGTGATTGGTGGCAACCACTTCAGAGGCACGAGCGATTACGATGATGTTCTAAGCTGTGAATACTACTCGCCAACTCTGGACCAGTGGACTCCCATTGCTGCTATGCTAAGAGGTCAAAGTGATGTTGGAGTTGctgtctttgaaaacaaaatctatGTCGTTGGTGGATATTCTTGGAATAACCGTTGCATGGTAGAAATTGTCCAGAAATACGACCCAGAAAAAGATGAGTGGCATAAAGTTTTTGATCTTCCAGAGTCGCTTGGTGGCATTCGGGCGTGCACTCTCACAGTTTTTCCACCGGAAGAAAGCCCTGGGTCGCCCTCTAGAGAATCCCCGCTGTCCGCACCTTCAGATCGTTCTTAG